A portion of the Macaca mulatta isolate MMU2019108-1 chromosome 2, T2T-MMU8v2.0, whole genome shotgun sequence genome contains these proteins:
- the DVL3 gene encoding segment polarity protein dishevelled homolog DVL-3 isoform X3, whose translation MGETKIIYHLDGQETPYLVKLPLPAERVTLADFKGVLQRPSYKFFFKSMDDDFGVVKEEISDDNAKLPCFNGRVVSWLVSAEGSHPDPAPFCADNPSELPPPMERTGGIGDSRPPSFHPHAGGGSQENLDNDTETDSLVSAQRERPRRRDGPEHAARLNGTAKGERRREPGGYDSSSTLMSSELETTSFFDSDEDDSTSRFSSSTEQSSASRLMRRHKRRRRKQKVSRIERSSSFSSITDSTMSLNIITVTLNMEKYNFLGISIVGQSNERGDGGIYIGSIMKGGAVAADGRIEPGDMLLQVNEINFENMSNDDAVRVLREIVHKPGPITLTVAKCWDPSPRGCFTLPRSEPIRPIDPAAWVSHTAAMTGTFPAYGMSPSLSTITSTSSSITSSIPDTERLDDFHLSIHSDMAAIVKAMASPESGLEVRDRMWLKITIPNAFIGSDVVDWLYHNVEGFTDRREARKYASNLLKAGFIRHTVNKITFSEQCYYIFGDLCGNMANLSLHDHDGSSGASDQDTLAPLPHPGAAPWPMAFPYQYPPPPHPYNPHPGFPELGYSYGGGSASSQHSEGSRSSGSNRSGSDRRKEKDPKAGDSKSGGSGSESDHTTRSSLRGPRERAPSERSGPAASEHSHRSHHSLASSLRSHHTHPSYGPPGVPPLYGPPMLMMPPPPAAMGPPGAPPGRDLASVPPELTASRQSFRMAMGNPSEFFVDVM comes from the exons ATGGGCGAGACCAAGATCATCTACCACTTGGACGGGCAGGAGACGCCGTACCTTGTGAAGCTACCCCTGCCCGCCGAGCGCGTCACGTTGGCTGACTTTAAGGGCGTTTTGCAGCGACCCAGCTATAAGTTCTTCTTCAAGTCTATGGACGACGATTTCGG AGTGGTGAAGGAGGAGATCTCGGATGACAATGCCAAGCTACCATGCTTCAATGGCCGGGTGGTGTCCTGG CTGGTGTCAGCTGAGGGCTCACACCCGGACCCAGCCCCCTTCTGTGCTGACAACCCATCGGAGCTGCCACCACCTATGGAGCGCACGGGAGGCATCGGGGACTCCCGACCCCCGTCCTTCCA CCCTCATGCTGGTGGGGGCAGCCAGGAGAACCTGGACAATGACACAGAGACGGACTCCTTGGTGTCTGCCCAGCGAGAGCGGCCACGCCGGAGGGATGGCCCAGAGCATG CAGCTCGGCTAAATGGAACTGCAAAGGGGGAGCGGCGGCGAGAACCAGGGGGTTATGATAGCTCATCCACCCTTATGAGCAGCGAGCTGGAGACCACCAGCTTCTTTGACTCAGATGAGGATGATTCCACCAGCAG GTTCAGCAGCTCCACAGAACAGAGCAGCGCCTCACGCCTGATGAGAAGACACAAGCGGCGGCGGCGGAAGCAGAAGGTTTCTCGGATTGAGCGG TCCTCATCCTTCAGCAGCATCACGGACTCCACTATGTCACTCAACATCATCACGGTCACTCTCAACATGG aaaaatataacttcTTGGGCATCTCCATTGTGGGCCAAAGCAACGAGCGTGGTGACGGCGGCATCTACATTGGCTCTATCATGAAGGGTGGGGCCGTGGCTGCTGATGGACGCATCGAGCCAGGAGATATGCTGTTACAG GTAAACGAGATCAACTTTGAGAACATGAGTAATGACGATGCAGTCCGGGTACTGCGGGAGATTGTGCACAAACCGGG GCCCATCACCCTGACTGTAGCCAAGTGCTGGGACCCAAGTCCACGTGGTTGCTTCACATTGCCCAGGA GCGAGCCCATCCGGCCCATTGACCCTGCGGCCTGGGTCTCCCACACTGCAGCCATGACCGGCACCTTCCCTGCATACGGCATGAGCCCCTCCCTGagcaccatcacctccaccagcTCCTCCATCACCAGTTCCATCCCTGACACAGAGC GCCTAGACGACTTCCACTTGTCCATCCACAGTGACATGGCTGCCATCGTAAAAGCCATGGCCTCCCCTGAATCAGGGTTGGAGGTCCGTGACCGCATGTGGCTCAAGATTACCATCCCTAATGCTTTCATCG GCTCAGATGTAGTGGACTGGCTGTACCACAATGTGGAAGGCTTCACGGACCGGAGGGAGGCCCGCAAGTATGCTAGCAACCTGCTGAAAGCTGGCTTCATCCGCCATACCGTCAACAAGATCACCTTCTCCGAGCAGTGCTACTACATCTTCGGCGACCTCTGCGGCA ACATGGCCAACCTGTCTCTCCACGATCACGATGGCTCCAGTGGCGCCTCTGACCAGGACACACTGGCCCCTTTGCCGCACCCGGGGGCCGCCCCTTGGCCTATGGCTTTCCCGTACCAGTACCCGCCACCCCCGCACCCCTACAACCCGCACCCAGGCTTCCCGGAGCTGGGCTACAGCTACGGCGGGGGCAGCGCCAGCAGTCAGCACAGCGAAG GCAGTCGGAGCAGTGGCTCCAACCGTAGCGGCAGCGATCGGAGGAAGGAGAAAGACCCGAAGGCCGGGGACTCCAAGTCGGGGGGCAGCGGCAGCGAATCGGACCACACGACACGCAGCAGCCTGCGGGGGCCGCGGGAGCGGGCGCCCAGCGAGCGCTCAGGCCCGGCGGCCAGCGAGCACAGCCACCGCAGCCACCATTCACTGGCCAGCAGCCTTCGCAGCCACCACACACACCCGAGCTACGGTCCTCCCGGAGTGCCCCCTCTCTACGGCCCCCCTATGCTGATGATGCCCCCGCCGCCCGCGGCCATGGGGCCCCCAGGAGCCCCTCCGGGCCGCGACCTGGCCTCAGTGCCCCCGGAACTGACCGCCAGCAGACAGTCCTTCCGCATGGCCATGGGAAACCCCAGTGAGTTCTTTGTGGATGTGATGTGA
- the DVL3 gene encoding segment polarity protein dishevelled homolog DVL-3 isoform X2, which translates to MGETKIIYHLDGQETPYLVKLPLPAERVTLADFKGVLQRPSYKFFFKSMDDDFGVVKEEISDDNAKLPCFNGRVVSWLVSAEGSHPDPAPFCADNPSELPPPMERTGGIGDSRPPSFHPHAGGGSQENLDNDTETDSLVSAQRERPRRRDGPEHARLNGTAKGERRREPGGYDSSSTLMSSELETTSFFDSDEDDSTSRFSSSTEQSSASRLMRRHKRRRRKQKVSRIERSSSFSSITDSTMSLNIITVTLNMEKYNFLGISIVGQSNERGDGGIYIGSIMKGGAVAADGRIEPGDMLLQVNEINFENMSNDDAVRVLREIVHKPGPITLTVAKCWDPSPRGCFTLPRSEPIRPIDPAAWVSHTAAMTGTFPAYGMSPSLSTITSTSSSITSSIPDTERLDDFHLSIHSDMAAIVKAMASPESGLEVRDRMWLKITIPNAFIGSDVVDWLYHNVEGFTDRREARKYASNLLKAGFIRHTVNKITFSEQCYYIFGDLCGNMANLSLHDHDGSSGASDQDTLAPLPHPGAAPWPMAFPYQYPPPPHPYNPHPGFPELGYSYGGGSASSQHSEGSRSSGSNRSGSDRRKEKDPKAGDSKSGGSGSESDHTTRSSLRGPRERAPSERSGPAASEHSHRSHHSLASSLRSHHTHPSYGPPGVPPLYGPPMLMMPPPPAAMGPPGAPPGRDLASVPPELTASRQSFRMAMGNPTKNFGLFDFL; encoded by the exons ATGGGCGAGACCAAGATCATCTACCACTTGGACGGGCAGGAGACGCCGTACCTTGTGAAGCTACCCCTGCCCGCCGAGCGCGTCACGTTGGCTGACTTTAAGGGCGTTTTGCAGCGACCCAGCTATAAGTTCTTCTTCAAGTCTATGGACGACGATTTCGG AGTGGTGAAGGAGGAGATCTCGGATGACAATGCCAAGCTACCATGCTTCAATGGCCGGGTGGTGTCCTGG CTGGTGTCAGCTGAGGGCTCACACCCGGACCCAGCCCCCTTCTGTGCTGACAACCCATCGGAGCTGCCACCACCTATGGAGCGCACGGGAGGCATCGGGGACTCCCGACCCCCGTCCTTCCA CCCTCATGCTGGTGGGGGCAGCCAGGAGAACCTGGACAATGACACAGAGACGGACTCCTTGGTGTCTGCCCAGCGAGAGCGGCCACGCCGGAGGGATGGCCCAGAGCATG CTCGGCTAAATGGAACTGCAAAGGGGGAGCGGCGGCGAGAACCAGGGGGTTATGATAGCTCATCCACCCTTATGAGCAGCGAGCTGGAGACCACCAGCTTCTTTGACTCAGATGAGGATGATTCCACCAGCAG GTTCAGCAGCTCCACAGAACAGAGCAGCGCCTCACGCCTGATGAGAAGACACAAGCGGCGGCGGCGGAAGCAGAAGGTTTCTCGGATTGAGCGG TCCTCATCCTTCAGCAGCATCACGGACTCCACTATGTCACTCAACATCATCACGGTCACTCTCAACATGG aaaaatataacttcTTGGGCATCTCCATTGTGGGCCAAAGCAACGAGCGTGGTGACGGCGGCATCTACATTGGCTCTATCATGAAGGGTGGGGCCGTGGCTGCTGATGGACGCATCGAGCCAGGAGATATGCTGTTACAG GTAAACGAGATCAACTTTGAGAACATGAGTAATGACGATGCAGTCCGGGTACTGCGGGAGATTGTGCACAAACCGGG GCCCATCACCCTGACTGTAGCCAAGTGCTGGGACCCAAGTCCACGTGGTTGCTTCACATTGCCCAGGA GCGAGCCCATCCGGCCCATTGACCCTGCGGCCTGGGTCTCCCACACTGCAGCCATGACCGGCACCTTCCCTGCATACGGCATGAGCCCCTCCCTGagcaccatcacctccaccagcTCCTCCATCACCAGTTCCATCCCTGACACAGAGC GCCTAGACGACTTCCACTTGTCCATCCACAGTGACATGGCTGCCATCGTAAAAGCCATGGCCTCCCCTGAATCAGGGTTGGAGGTCCGTGACCGCATGTGGCTCAAGATTACCATCCCTAATGCTTTCATCG GCTCAGATGTAGTGGACTGGCTGTACCACAATGTGGAAGGCTTCACGGACCGGAGGGAGGCCCGCAAGTATGCTAGCAACCTGCTGAAAGCTGGCTTCATCCGCCATACCGTCAACAAGATCACCTTCTCCGAGCAGTGCTACTACATCTTCGGCGACCTCTGCGGCA ACATGGCCAACCTGTCTCTCCACGATCACGATGGCTCCAGTGGCGCCTCTGACCAGGACACACTGGCCCCTTTGCCGCACCCGGGGGCCGCCCCTTGGCCTATGGCTTTCCCGTACCAGTACCCGCCACCCCCGCACCCCTACAACCCGCACCCAGGCTTCCCGGAGCTGGGCTACAGCTACGGCGGGGGCAGCGCCAGCAGTCAGCACAGCGAAG GCAGTCGGAGCAGTGGCTCCAACCGTAGCGGCAGCGATCGGAGGAAGGAGAAAGACCCGAAGGCCGGGGACTCCAAGTCGGGGGGCAGCGGCAGCGAATCGGACCACACGACACGCAGCAGCCTGCGGGGGCCGCGGGAGCGGGCGCCCAGCGAGCGCTCAGGCCCGGCGGCCAGCGAGCACAGCCACCGCAGCCACCATTCACTGGCCAGCAGCCTTCGCAGCCACCACACACACCCGAGCTACGGTCCTCCCGGAGTGCCCCCTCTCTACGGCCCCCCTATGCTGATGATGCCCCCGCCGCCCGCGGCCATGGGGCCCCCAGGAGCCCCTCCGGGCCGCGACCTGGCCTCAGTGCCCCCGGAACTGACCGCCAGCAGACAGTCCTTCCGCATGGCCATGGGAAACCCCA CCAAGAATTTCGGGCTGTTTGACTTTCTGTGA
- the DVL3 gene encoding segment polarity protein dishevelled homolog DVL-3 isoform X4: protein MERTGGIGDSRPPSFHPHAGGGSQENLDNDTETDSLVSAQRERPRRRDGPEHARLNGTAKGERRREPGGYDSSSTLMSSELETTSFFDSDEDDSTSRFSSSTEQSSASRLMRRHKRRRRKQKVSRIERSSSFSSITDSTMSLNIITVTLNMEKYNFLGISIVGQSNERGDGGIYIGSIMKGGAVAADGRIEPGDMLLQVNEINFENMSNDDAVRVLREIVHKPGPITLTVAKCWDPSPRGCFTLPRSEPIRPIDPAAWVSHTAAMTGTFPAYGMSPSLSTITSTSSSITSSIPDTERLDDFHLSIHSDMAAIVKAMASPESGLEVRDRMWLKITIPNAFIGSDVVDWLYHNVEGFTDRREARKYASNLLKAGFIRHTVNKITFSEQCYYIFGDLCGNMANLSLHDHDGSSGASDQDTLAPLPHPGAAPWPMAFPYQYPPPPHPYNPHPGFPELGYSYGGGSASSQHSEGSRSSGSNRSGSDRRKEKDPKAGDSKSGGSGSESDHTTRSSLRGPRERAPSERSGPAASEHSHRSHHSLASSLRSHHTHPSYGPPGVPPLYGPPMLMMPPPPAAMGPPGAPPGRDLASVPPELTASRQSFRMAMGNPSEFFVDVM, encoded by the exons ATGGAGCGCACGGGAGGCATCGGGGACTCCCGACCCCCGTCCTTCCA CCCTCATGCTGGTGGGGGCAGCCAGGAGAACCTGGACAATGACACAGAGACGGACTCCTTGGTGTCTGCCCAGCGAGAGCGGCCACGCCGGAGGGATGGCCCAGAGCATG CTCGGCTAAATGGAACTGCAAAGGGGGAGCGGCGGCGAGAACCAGGGGGTTATGATAGCTCATCCACCCTTATGAGCAGCGAGCTGGAGACCACCAGCTTCTTTGACTCAGATGAGGATGATTCCACCAGCAG GTTCAGCAGCTCCACAGAACAGAGCAGCGCCTCACGCCTGATGAGAAGACACAAGCGGCGGCGGCGGAAGCAGAAGGTTTCTCGGATTGAGCGG TCCTCATCCTTCAGCAGCATCACGGACTCCACTATGTCACTCAACATCATCACGGTCACTCTCAACATGG aaaaatataacttcTTGGGCATCTCCATTGTGGGCCAAAGCAACGAGCGTGGTGACGGCGGCATCTACATTGGCTCTATCATGAAGGGTGGGGCCGTGGCTGCTGATGGACGCATCGAGCCAGGAGATATGCTGTTACAG GTAAACGAGATCAACTTTGAGAACATGAGTAATGACGATGCAGTCCGGGTACTGCGGGAGATTGTGCACAAACCGGG GCCCATCACCCTGACTGTAGCCAAGTGCTGGGACCCAAGTCCACGTGGTTGCTTCACATTGCCCAGGA GCGAGCCCATCCGGCCCATTGACCCTGCGGCCTGGGTCTCCCACACTGCAGCCATGACCGGCACCTTCCCTGCATACGGCATGAGCCCCTCCCTGagcaccatcacctccaccagcTCCTCCATCACCAGTTCCATCCCTGACACAGAGC GCCTAGACGACTTCCACTTGTCCATCCACAGTGACATGGCTGCCATCGTAAAAGCCATGGCCTCCCCTGAATCAGGGTTGGAGGTCCGTGACCGCATGTGGCTCAAGATTACCATCCCTAATGCTTTCATCG GCTCAGATGTAGTGGACTGGCTGTACCACAATGTGGAAGGCTTCACGGACCGGAGGGAGGCCCGCAAGTATGCTAGCAACCTGCTGAAAGCTGGCTTCATCCGCCATACCGTCAACAAGATCACCTTCTCCGAGCAGTGCTACTACATCTTCGGCGACCTCTGCGGCA ACATGGCCAACCTGTCTCTCCACGATCACGATGGCTCCAGTGGCGCCTCTGACCAGGACACACTGGCCCCTTTGCCGCACCCGGGGGCCGCCCCTTGGCCTATGGCTTTCCCGTACCAGTACCCGCCACCCCCGCACCCCTACAACCCGCACCCAGGCTTCCCGGAGCTGGGCTACAGCTACGGCGGGGGCAGCGCCAGCAGTCAGCACAGCGAAG GCAGTCGGAGCAGTGGCTCCAACCGTAGCGGCAGCGATCGGAGGAAGGAGAAAGACCCGAAGGCCGGGGACTCCAAGTCGGGGGGCAGCGGCAGCGAATCGGACCACACGACACGCAGCAGCCTGCGGGGGCCGCGGGAGCGGGCGCCCAGCGAGCGCTCAGGCCCGGCGGCCAGCGAGCACAGCCACCGCAGCCACCATTCACTGGCCAGCAGCCTTCGCAGCCACCACACACACCCGAGCTACGGTCCTCCCGGAGTGCCCCCTCTCTACGGCCCCCCTATGCTGATGATGCCCCCGCCGCCCGCGGCCATGGGGCCCCCAGGAGCCCCTCCGGGCCGCGACCTGGCCTCAGTGCCCCCGGAACTGACCGCCAGCAGACAGTCCTTCCGCATGGCCATGGGAAACCCCAGTGAGTTCTTTGTGGATGTGATGTGA
- the DVL3 gene encoding segment polarity protein dishevelled homolog DVL-3 isoform X1 — MGETKIIYHLDGQETPYLVKLPLPAERVTLADFKGVLQRPSYKFFFKSMDDDFGVVKEEISDDNAKLPCFNGRVVSWLVSAEGSHPDPAPFCADNPSELPPPMERTGGIGDSRPPSFHPHAGGGSQENLDNDTETDSLVSAQRERPRRRDGPEHAARLNGTAKGERRREPGGYDSSSTLMSSELETTSFFDSDEDDSTSRFSSSTEQSSASRLMRRHKRRRRKQKVSRIERSSSFSSITDSTMSLNIITVTLNMEKYNFLGISIVGQSNERGDGGIYIGSIMKGGAVAADGRIEPGDMLLQVNEINFENMSNDDAVRVLREIVHKPGPITLTVAKCWDPSPRGCFTLPRSEPIRPIDPAAWVSHTAAMTGTFPAYGMSPSLSTITSTSSSITSSIPDTERLDDFHLSIHSDMAAIVKAMASPESGLEVRDRMWLKITIPNAFIGSDVVDWLYHNVEGFTDRREARKYASNLLKAGFIRHTVNKITFSEQCYYIFGDLCGNMANLSLHDHDGSSGASDQDTLAPLPHPGAAPWPMAFPYQYPPPPHPYNPHPGFPELGYSYGGGSASSQHSEGSRSSGSNRSGSDRRKEKDPKAGDSKSGGSGSESDHTTRSSLRGPRERAPSERSGPAASEHSHRSHHSLASSLRSHHTHPSYGPPGVPPLYGPPMLMMPPPPAAMGPPGAPPGRDLASVPPELTASRQSFRMAMGNPTKNFGLFDFL; from the exons ATGGGCGAGACCAAGATCATCTACCACTTGGACGGGCAGGAGACGCCGTACCTTGTGAAGCTACCCCTGCCCGCCGAGCGCGTCACGTTGGCTGACTTTAAGGGCGTTTTGCAGCGACCCAGCTATAAGTTCTTCTTCAAGTCTATGGACGACGATTTCGG AGTGGTGAAGGAGGAGATCTCGGATGACAATGCCAAGCTACCATGCTTCAATGGCCGGGTGGTGTCCTGG CTGGTGTCAGCTGAGGGCTCACACCCGGACCCAGCCCCCTTCTGTGCTGACAACCCATCGGAGCTGCCACCACCTATGGAGCGCACGGGAGGCATCGGGGACTCCCGACCCCCGTCCTTCCA CCCTCATGCTGGTGGGGGCAGCCAGGAGAACCTGGACAATGACACAGAGACGGACTCCTTGGTGTCTGCCCAGCGAGAGCGGCCACGCCGGAGGGATGGCCCAGAGCATG CAGCTCGGCTAAATGGAACTGCAAAGGGGGAGCGGCGGCGAGAACCAGGGGGTTATGATAGCTCATCCACCCTTATGAGCAGCGAGCTGGAGACCACCAGCTTCTTTGACTCAGATGAGGATGATTCCACCAGCAG GTTCAGCAGCTCCACAGAACAGAGCAGCGCCTCACGCCTGATGAGAAGACACAAGCGGCGGCGGCGGAAGCAGAAGGTTTCTCGGATTGAGCGG TCCTCATCCTTCAGCAGCATCACGGACTCCACTATGTCACTCAACATCATCACGGTCACTCTCAACATGG aaaaatataacttcTTGGGCATCTCCATTGTGGGCCAAAGCAACGAGCGTGGTGACGGCGGCATCTACATTGGCTCTATCATGAAGGGTGGGGCCGTGGCTGCTGATGGACGCATCGAGCCAGGAGATATGCTGTTACAG GTAAACGAGATCAACTTTGAGAACATGAGTAATGACGATGCAGTCCGGGTACTGCGGGAGATTGTGCACAAACCGGG GCCCATCACCCTGACTGTAGCCAAGTGCTGGGACCCAAGTCCACGTGGTTGCTTCACATTGCCCAGGA GCGAGCCCATCCGGCCCATTGACCCTGCGGCCTGGGTCTCCCACACTGCAGCCATGACCGGCACCTTCCCTGCATACGGCATGAGCCCCTCCCTGagcaccatcacctccaccagcTCCTCCATCACCAGTTCCATCCCTGACACAGAGC GCCTAGACGACTTCCACTTGTCCATCCACAGTGACATGGCTGCCATCGTAAAAGCCATGGCCTCCCCTGAATCAGGGTTGGAGGTCCGTGACCGCATGTGGCTCAAGATTACCATCCCTAATGCTTTCATCG GCTCAGATGTAGTGGACTGGCTGTACCACAATGTGGAAGGCTTCACGGACCGGAGGGAGGCCCGCAAGTATGCTAGCAACCTGCTGAAAGCTGGCTTCATCCGCCATACCGTCAACAAGATCACCTTCTCCGAGCAGTGCTACTACATCTTCGGCGACCTCTGCGGCA ACATGGCCAACCTGTCTCTCCACGATCACGATGGCTCCAGTGGCGCCTCTGACCAGGACACACTGGCCCCTTTGCCGCACCCGGGGGCCGCCCCTTGGCCTATGGCTTTCCCGTACCAGTACCCGCCACCCCCGCACCCCTACAACCCGCACCCAGGCTTCCCGGAGCTGGGCTACAGCTACGGCGGGGGCAGCGCCAGCAGTCAGCACAGCGAAG GCAGTCGGAGCAGTGGCTCCAACCGTAGCGGCAGCGATCGGAGGAAGGAGAAAGACCCGAAGGCCGGGGACTCCAAGTCGGGGGGCAGCGGCAGCGAATCGGACCACACGACACGCAGCAGCCTGCGGGGGCCGCGGGAGCGGGCGCCCAGCGAGCGCTCAGGCCCGGCGGCCAGCGAGCACAGCCACCGCAGCCACCATTCACTGGCCAGCAGCCTTCGCAGCCACCACACACACCCGAGCTACGGTCCTCCCGGAGTGCCCCCTCTCTACGGCCCCCCTATGCTGATGATGCCCCCGCCGCCCGCGGCCATGGGGCCCCCAGGAGCCCCTCCGGGCCGCGACCTGGCCTCAGTGCCCCCGGAACTGACCGCCAGCAGACAGTCCTTCCGCATGGCCATGGGAAACCCCA CCAAGAATTTCGGGCTGTTTGACTTTCTGTGA